One window from the genome of Elaeis guineensis isolate ETL-2024a chromosome 5, EG11, whole genome shotgun sequence encodes:
- the LOC105045873 gene encoding ubiquitin-activating enzyme E1 1 isoform X1, whose protein sequence is MLPRKRFVEAEVEDEVADAGLRKKTRSDCLISSASRAAAAEEGNHSGSANGMDMECDANGSNPPEIDEDLHSRQLAVYGRETMRRLFASNVLISGLNGLGAEIAKNLVLAGVKSVTLHDEGNVDMWDLSSNFFFSEGDVGENRALACVQKLQELNNAVIISTLTETLSKEHLSNFQAVVFTDISLEKAIEYDDYCRSQLPPIAFIKSEVRGLFGSVFCDFGPDFTVFDVDGEEPHTGIIASISNDNPALVSCVDDERLEFQDGDLVVFSEVHGMTELNDGKPRKVKNARPYSFTLEEDTTQFGAYTKGGIVTQVKQPKVLQFKSLRDALRDPGDFLLSDFSKFDRPPLLHLAFQALDKFRHDLGRFPVAGSEDDVQKLIALGVHINESLGDGKLEQIDKKLLHHFSHGSRAILNPMAAMFGGIVGQEVVKACSGKFHPLFQFFYFDSVESLPTEPLEPSDLKPMNCRYDAQISVFGSKLQKKLEEAKIFMVGSGALGCEFLKNLALMGVCCSQKGKLTITDDDVIEKSNLSRQFLFRDWNIGQAKSTVAASAAMAINPALHIEALQNRASPETENVFDDAFWESLDAVINALDNVTARMYIDSRCLYFQKPLLESGTLGAKCNTQMVIPHLTENYGASRDPPEKQAPMCTVHSFPHNIDHCLTWARSEFEGLLEKTPNEVNTFLSNPSAYASAMKSAGDAQARDLLERVLECLDRDRCETFQDCISWARLKFEDYFSNRVKQLTFTFPEDSATSTGAPFWSAPKRFPRPLQFSSSDPSHLHFVMAAAILRAETFGIPIPDWAKNPKKLADAVDAVIVPDFLPKTGVKIVTDEKATSLSAASIDDAAVINDLIAKLEECAKKLPPGFRMNPIQFEKDDDTNYHMDFIAGLANMRARNYSIPEVDKLKAKFIAGRIIPAIATSTAMATGLVCLELYKVLAGGHKLEDYRNTFANLALPLFSMAEPVPPKTIKHRDMSWTVWDRWIIKGDLTLRELLRWLEDRGLNAYSISCGTSLLYNSMFPRHKDRMDKKVVDVAKEVAKVEVPPYRRHLDVVVACEDDEDNDIDIPLISIYSP, encoded by the exons ATGCTTCCAAGAAAGAGATTTGTGGAAGCCGAGGTTGAAGACGAGGTCGCGGACGCAGGCTTGCGGAAGAAGACGAGGTCGGACTGCTTGATCTCTTCGGCTTCTAGGGCAGCGGCAGCGGAGGAGGGCAACCACAGCGGGTCAGCCAACGGTATGGACATGGAGTGCGACGCCAACGGGAGCAACCCTCCGGAGATCGACGAGGATCTCCACAGCAGGCAGCTCGCCGTCTACGGGAGGGAGACGATGCGCCGGCTTTTCGCCTCCAACGTTCTCATCTCCGGGCTTAACGGCCTCGGAGCGGAGATAG CAAAGAATCTTGTTCTTGCTGGTGTGAAATCTGTGACCCTGCATGATGAAGGGAATGTAGATATGTGGGATTTATCCAGCAACTTTTTCTTCTCTGAGGGTGATGTTGGTGAGAACCGTGCTCTTGCTTGTGTCCAGAAGCTGCAAGAGCTCAACAATGCTGTTATAATTTCTACCCTAACTGAAACTTTGTCCAAAGAGCATCTCTCTAATTTCCAG GCAGTAGTTTTTACTGATATTAGCTTGGAAAAAGCAATTGAGTATGATGATTACTGTCGCAGTCAGCTGCCTCCAATTGCCTTCATTAAATCTGAAGTACGAGGCCTTTTTGGGAGTGTATTTTGTGATTTTGGTCCAGACTTCACAGTGTTTGACGTTGATGGTGAGGAACCACATACAGGTATTATTGCATCCATCAGCAATGACAATCCTGCACTTGTTTCATGTGTTGATGATGAGCGGCTCGAGTTCCAGGATGGGGATCTTGTTGTGTTTTCTGAGGTCCATGGAATGACAGAGCTAAATGATGGAAAGCCTAGAAAAGTTAAGAATGCAAGACCATATTCATTTACTCTTGAAGAAGACACAACACAGTTTGGTGCATATACTAAGGGGGGTATAGTTACACAAGTAAAGCAACCCAAGGTCCTCCAGTTCAAATCTTTAAGAGATGCTCTCAGGGATCCAGGGGATTTCCTTCTCAGTGACTTCTCCAAATTTGACCGTCCACCTTTACTACACTTAGCTTTTCAAGCATTGGATAAGTTTAGGCATGATTTGGGGCGATTTCCTGTTGCTGGATCTGAGGATGATGTTCAGAAGCTAATAGCTTTGGGTGTCCATATCAATGAAAGCTTGGGTGATGGTAAGCTGGAACAGATTGATAAGAAGCTTCTGCACCATTTTTCCCATGGTTCAAGGGCCATTTTGAATCCTATGGCTGCAATGTTTGGTGGCATTGTTGGGCAAGAAGTTGTTAAAGCCTGCTCTGGGAaattccatccacttttccag TTCTTTTATTTCGATTCAGTCGAATCCCTGCCTACTGAACCTCTGGAGCCTAGTGACTTAAAGCCAATGAACTGCCGCTATGATGCTCAAATCTCTGTGTTTGGATCAAAACTTCAAAAGAAACTTGAAGAGGCCAAAATATTCATGGTGGGTTCTGGTGCTCTTGGATGTGAATTTCTGAAGAACTTAGCATTAATGGGAGTTTGTTGCAGCCAGAAAGGGAAGCTAACCATAACAGATGATGATGTTATTGAAAAGAGTAATCTTAGCCGTCAATTTCTCTTCCGTGATTGGAATATTGGGCAGGCTAAATCCACTGTAGCTGCTTCTGCTGCCATGGCAATCAATCCAGCTCTCCATATCGAGGCTCTTCAAAACAGAGCAAGCCCAGAGACAGAAAATGTGTTTGATGATGCTTTTTGGGAGAGCTTGGATGCTGTTATTAATGCATTGGACAATGTGACTGCAAGAATGTACATTGACTCTAGGTGCTTATACTTTCAAAAGCCACTTCTGGAATCTGGAACTCTAGGTGCCAAGTGTAACACACAGATGGTCATTCCTCACTTGACTGAGAATTATGGGGCCTCCAGAGATCCACCTGAGAAACAGGCTCCTATGTGCACAGTTCACTCTTTCCCTCATAACATTGATCACTGCCTAACATGGGCCCGATCTGAGTTTGAGGGTTTGCTCGAGAAAACACCTAATGAAGTAAATACATTTCTATCCAACCCAAGTGCATATGCTTCTGCCATGAAAAGTGCAGGTGATGCACAGGCTAGGGATCTACTTGAACGTGTTCTTGAATGCCTTGACAGAGATAGATGTGAAACATTCCAAGATTGCATCTCCTGGGCACGACTGAA GTTCGAGGACTACTTTTCTAATCGGGTGAAGCAGTTAACATTTACTTTCCCTGAGGACTCAGCCACCAGCACAGGTGCGCCATTCTGGTCTGCTCCTAAACGTTTTCCAAGGCCTTTGCAGTTCTCATCTAGTGACCCCAGTCACCTCCATTTCGTGATGGCTGCTGCTATATTAAGAGCGGAGACATTTGGAATTCCCATACCTGATTGGGCCAAGAACCCAAAGAAATTGGCTGATGCTGTTGATGCGGTTATAGTCCCTGATTTTCTGCCCAAGACGGGAGTTAAAATTGTAACAGATGAGAAAGCCACTAGCCTGTCCGCTGCCTCCATTGATGATGCTGCTGTCATCAATGATCTCATTGCAAAGCTGGAAGAGTGTGCTAAGAAGCTGCCCCCTGGATTCCGGATGAACCCAATTCAGTTTGAGAAG GATGATGATACAAACTACCATATGGACTTCATAGCTGGTCTTGCTAATATGCGTGCACGGAACTATAGTATTCCAGAAGTTGATAAACTGAAGGCCAAGTTCATTGCTGGGAGGATTATCCCAGCCATCGCCACTTCCACGGCCATGGCAACTGGTCTTGTCTGCCTTGAGCTTTACAAGGTTCTTGCTGGTGGGCATAAGTTGGAGGACTACCGAAACACTTTTGCTAACCTTGCGCTCCCTCTGTTCTCTATGGCTGAGCCAGTGCCACCCAAGACCATTAAGCACCGGGACATGAGCTGGACAGTCTGGGATCGCTGGATCATCAAAGGTGATCTTACCCTCAGGGAGCTCCTTCGATGGCTCGAGGACAGGGGTCTAAATGCCTACAGCATCTCTTGTGGTACTTCTTTGCTTTACAATAGCATGTTTCCAAGGCACAAGGATCGGATGGACAAGAAAGTGGTTGATGTGGCAAAGGAGGTTGCTAAAGTGGAGGTGCCACCATACAGGCGCCATCTGGATGTCGTGGTGGCATGTGAGGATGATGAGGACAATGACATTGATATTCCACTAATTTCTATTTACTCTCCGTAA
- the LOC105045873 gene encoding ubiquitin-activating enzyme E1 1 isoform X2 produces MDMECDANGSNPPEIDEDLHSRQLAVYGRETMRRLFASNVLISGLNGLGAEIAKNLVLAGVKSVTLHDEGNVDMWDLSSNFFFSEGDVGENRALACVQKLQELNNAVIISTLTETLSKEHLSNFQAVVFTDISLEKAIEYDDYCRSQLPPIAFIKSEVRGLFGSVFCDFGPDFTVFDVDGEEPHTGIIASISNDNPALVSCVDDERLEFQDGDLVVFSEVHGMTELNDGKPRKVKNARPYSFTLEEDTTQFGAYTKGGIVTQVKQPKVLQFKSLRDALRDPGDFLLSDFSKFDRPPLLHLAFQALDKFRHDLGRFPVAGSEDDVQKLIALGVHINESLGDGKLEQIDKKLLHHFSHGSRAILNPMAAMFGGIVGQEVVKACSGKFHPLFQFFYFDSVESLPTEPLEPSDLKPMNCRYDAQISVFGSKLQKKLEEAKIFMVGSGALGCEFLKNLALMGVCCSQKGKLTITDDDVIEKSNLSRQFLFRDWNIGQAKSTVAASAAMAINPALHIEALQNRASPETENVFDDAFWESLDAVINALDNVTARMYIDSRCLYFQKPLLESGTLGAKCNTQMVIPHLTENYGASRDPPEKQAPMCTVHSFPHNIDHCLTWARSEFEGLLEKTPNEVNTFLSNPSAYASAMKSAGDAQARDLLERVLECLDRDRCETFQDCISWARLKFEDYFSNRVKQLTFTFPEDSATSTGAPFWSAPKRFPRPLQFSSSDPSHLHFVMAAAILRAETFGIPIPDWAKNPKKLADAVDAVIVPDFLPKTGVKIVTDEKATSLSAASIDDAAVINDLIAKLEECAKKLPPGFRMNPIQFEKDDDTNYHMDFIAGLANMRARNYSIPEVDKLKAKFIAGRIIPAIATSTAMATGLVCLELYKVLAGGHKLEDYRNTFANLALPLFSMAEPVPPKTIKHRDMSWTVWDRWIIKGDLTLRELLRWLEDRGLNAYSISCGTSLLYNSMFPRHKDRMDKKVVDVAKEVAKVEVPPYRRHLDVVVACEDDEDNDIDIPLISIYSP; encoded by the exons ATGGACATGGAGTGCGACGCCAACGGGAGCAACCCTCCGGAGATCGACGAGGATCTCCACAGCAGGCAGCTCGCCGTCTACGGGAGGGAGACGATGCGCCGGCTTTTCGCCTCCAACGTTCTCATCTCCGGGCTTAACGGCCTCGGAGCGGAGATAG CAAAGAATCTTGTTCTTGCTGGTGTGAAATCTGTGACCCTGCATGATGAAGGGAATGTAGATATGTGGGATTTATCCAGCAACTTTTTCTTCTCTGAGGGTGATGTTGGTGAGAACCGTGCTCTTGCTTGTGTCCAGAAGCTGCAAGAGCTCAACAATGCTGTTATAATTTCTACCCTAACTGAAACTTTGTCCAAAGAGCATCTCTCTAATTTCCAG GCAGTAGTTTTTACTGATATTAGCTTGGAAAAAGCAATTGAGTATGATGATTACTGTCGCAGTCAGCTGCCTCCAATTGCCTTCATTAAATCTGAAGTACGAGGCCTTTTTGGGAGTGTATTTTGTGATTTTGGTCCAGACTTCACAGTGTTTGACGTTGATGGTGAGGAACCACATACAGGTATTATTGCATCCATCAGCAATGACAATCCTGCACTTGTTTCATGTGTTGATGATGAGCGGCTCGAGTTCCAGGATGGGGATCTTGTTGTGTTTTCTGAGGTCCATGGAATGACAGAGCTAAATGATGGAAAGCCTAGAAAAGTTAAGAATGCAAGACCATATTCATTTACTCTTGAAGAAGACACAACACAGTTTGGTGCATATACTAAGGGGGGTATAGTTACACAAGTAAAGCAACCCAAGGTCCTCCAGTTCAAATCTTTAAGAGATGCTCTCAGGGATCCAGGGGATTTCCTTCTCAGTGACTTCTCCAAATTTGACCGTCCACCTTTACTACACTTAGCTTTTCAAGCATTGGATAAGTTTAGGCATGATTTGGGGCGATTTCCTGTTGCTGGATCTGAGGATGATGTTCAGAAGCTAATAGCTTTGGGTGTCCATATCAATGAAAGCTTGGGTGATGGTAAGCTGGAACAGATTGATAAGAAGCTTCTGCACCATTTTTCCCATGGTTCAAGGGCCATTTTGAATCCTATGGCTGCAATGTTTGGTGGCATTGTTGGGCAAGAAGTTGTTAAAGCCTGCTCTGGGAaattccatccacttttccag TTCTTTTATTTCGATTCAGTCGAATCCCTGCCTACTGAACCTCTGGAGCCTAGTGACTTAAAGCCAATGAACTGCCGCTATGATGCTCAAATCTCTGTGTTTGGATCAAAACTTCAAAAGAAACTTGAAGAGGCCAAAATATTCATGGTGGGTTCTGGTGCTCTTGGATGTGAATTTCTGAAGAACTTAGCATTAATGGGAGTTTGTTGCAGCCAGAAAGGGAAGCTAACCATAACAGATGATGATGTTATTGAAAAGAGTAATCTTAGCCGTCAATTTCTCTTCCGTGATTGGAATATTGGGCAGGCTAAATCCACTGTAGCTGCTTCTGCTGCCATGGCAATCAATCCAGCTCTCCATATCGAGGCTCTTCAAAACAGAGCAAGCCCAGAGACAGAAAATGTGTTTGATGATGCTTTTTGGGAGAGCTTGGATGCTGTTATTAATGCATTGGACAATGTGACTGCAAGAATGTACATTGACTCTAGGTGCTTATACTTTCAAAAGCCACTTCTGGAATCTGGAACTCTAGGTGCCAAGTGTAACACACAGATGGTCATTCCTCACTTGACTGAGAATTATGGGGCCTCCAGAGATCCACCTGAGAAACAGGCTCCTATGTGCACAGTTCACTCTTTCCCTCATAACATTGATCACTGCCTAACATGGGCCCGATCTGAGTTTGAGGGTTTGCTCGAGAAAACACCTAATGAAGTAAATACATTTCTATCCAACCCAAGTGCATATGCTTCTGCCATGAAAAGTGCAGGTGATGCACAGGCTAGGGATCTACTTGAACGTGTTCTTGAATGCCTTGACAGAGATAGATGTGAAACATTCCAAGATTGCATCTCCTGGGCACGACTGAA GTTCGAGGACTACTTTTCTAATCGGGTGAAGCAGTTAACATTTACTTTCCCTGAGGACTCAGCCACCAGCACAGGTGCGCCATTCTGGTCTGCTCCTAAACGTTTTCCAAGGCCTTTGCAGTTCTCATCTAGTGACCCCAGTCACCTCCATTTCGTGATGGCTGCTGCTATATTAAGAGCGGAGACATTTGGAATTCCCATACCTGATTGGGCCAAGAACCCAAAGAAATTGGCTGATGCTGTTGATGCGGTTATAGTCCCTGATTTTCTGCCCAAGACGGGAGTTAAAATTGTAACAGATGAGAAAGCCACTAGCCTGTCCGCTGCCTCCATTGATGATGCTGCTGTCATCAATGATCTCATTGCAAAGCTGGAAGAGTGTGCTAAGAAGCTGCCCCCTGGATTCCGGATGAACCCAATTCAGTTTGAGAAG GATGATGATACAAACTACCATATGGACTTCATAGCTGGTCTTGCTAATATGCGTGCACGGAACTATAGTATTCCAGAAGTTGATAAACTGAAGGCCAAGTTCATTGCTGGGAGGATTATCCCAGCCATCGCCACTTCCACGGCCATGGCAACTGGTCTTGTCTGCCTTGAGCTTTACAAGGTTCTTGCTGGTGGGCATAAGTTGGAGGACTACCGAAACACTTTTGCTAACCTTGCGCTCCCTCTGTTCTCTATGGCTGAGCCAGTGCCACCCAAGACCATTAAGCACCGGGACATGAGCTGGACAGTCTGGGATCGCTGGATCATCAAAGGTGATCTTACCCTCAGGGAGCTCCTTCGATGGCTCGAGGACAGGGGTCTAAATGCCTACAGCATCTCTTGTGGTACTTCTTTGCTTTACAATAGCATGTTTCCAAGGCACAAGGATCGGATGGACAAGAAAGTGGTTGATGTGGCAAAGGAGGTTGCTAAAGTGGAGGTGCCACCATACAGGCGCCATCTGGATGTCGTGGTGGCATGTGAGGATGATGAGGACAATGACATTGATATTCCACTAATTTCTATTTACTCTCCGTAA